ACGCAAATCAAACTCGGCCCTTGTAATCTTGTAGAATTGTACTTGGTCTCCAACACTTACAAAACATGGTTCTTCTGCTTTAGGGTCAAACATAGGCACAGAACAATTTCCTATTATATTCCACCCGCCAGGTGATTCCTGAGGATAAACGCCGGTTTGCTTCCCTGCTAAACCAACGGCGCCACTCAAAACCTTAGAACGCGGCTCCTCCCTTCTATTAAATTGTAATTCTTCTGGAACCCCACCTAGATATGTAAACCCCGGTAAGAAACCTATACCGAACACCGTATACACCTGAGATGTATGTAGCTCGATTATCTCCTTTATACTTTTTCCTGATTTTTGAGAAATTTCATTTAAGTCAATCCCAAAATCCTCATCATAGCACACGGGCAAACGCCACAACACCTTTTGACGTTTCACCACCTTAATATCTTCCTTATACCAATTAAGGAGTTTAGTCTTTAATTCTTTAAAATTAATTGGTTCTTCCCTATAGATAAGCGTGACTGAATTATATGCGGGTACAATTTCCCATTCCTCATTCTTTAAACAACATTTTTTAAGATACTGGGTAAATTGCAATATATCTTCTAAAATAGCCACATCTACCCTGCCCGGCCACTCTAATAGAATAGCATGAATCCCAAAAGGACGTATGGAAATAGAATAATT
This genomic interval from Zobellia roscoffensis contains the following:
- the pxpB gene encoding 5-oxoprolinase subunit PxpB, which codes for MNNYSISIRPFGIHAILLEWPGRVDVAILEDILQFTQYLKKCCLKNEEWEIVPAYNSVTLIYREEPINFKELKTKLLNWYKEDIKVVKRQKVLWRLPVCYDEDFGIDLNEISQKSGKSIKEIIELHTSQVYTVFGIGFLPGFTYLGGVPEELQFNRREEPRSKVLSGAVGLAGKQTGVYPQESPGGWNIIGNCSVPMFDPKAEEPCFVSVGDQVQFYKITRAEFDLRKIESEVGIYKLEKIVLDA